A genomic segment from Ptychodera flava strain L36383 chromosome 23 unlocalized genomic scaffold, AS_Pfla_20210202 Scaffold_23__1_contigs__length_28996876_pilon, whole genome shotgun sequence encodes:
- the LOC139124301 gene encoding ubiquitin-conjugating enzyme E2 Z-like, which produces MEELKDVGSLVYATVQNTAKRHELLVKTHNVFSNPGLPDLAKTLPKGAQTCVKASIESPPTRKQMPLLATDIMSIYNEPTPGMCVVPDKDDITKVHALITGPFDTPYEGGFSHFLIRFPPDYPIRPPRVKLIITGDGKVRFNPKIYRNGKVCLSILGTWSGPAWSPAQSLSSVLISIQSLMNEKPYHNEPGFEQGRQSGDAQRCNDCIRHEKIRVAVCETLENISDKVPDELREVMEKSFPEFYDYYTSTVNDRLYLSGQTMQDPFGEQRGRFENATLKTRLEVIKKKIEEKLGDKLSDLDSDMSTSDTETNIDTNTNQSIS; this is translated from the exons GTGTATGCAACTgtacaaaatactgcaaagcGACATGAGTTACTGGTCAAAACACACAATGTATTCAGCAACCCAGGACTGCCAGATCTTGCCAAAACTCTACCAAAAGGAGCTCAGA CATGTGTTAAGGCCTCGATAGAGTCACCGCCAACACGGAAGCAAATGCCACTGCTTGCAAC GGACATAATGAGTATATACAATGAGCCAACCCCAGGCATGTGTGTAGTTCCTGATAAAGACGATATCACAAAG GTGCATGCGCTTATTACGGGACCCTTCGACACCCCTTATGAGGGTGGTTTCTCCCACTTCCTTATTAGGTTTCCTCCAGATTATCCAATCAGACCCCCTAGAGTCAAGTTGATTATCACAGGTGATGGTAAAGTTCGGTTTAATCCAAAAATCTATCGAAATGGCAAAGTCTGTCTTAGTATTCTAGG AACCTGGTCAGGGCCAGCATGGAGTCCAGCACAAAGTTTATCCAGTGTTCTTATATCAATACAGTCATTAATGAATGAAAAACCTTACCACAATGAACCAGGCTTTGAACAA GGGAGACAGAGTGGTGACGCACAGAGATGTAATGACTGTATCAGACATGAAAAGATACGGGTAGCAGTTTGTGAAACGTTAGaaaatatctcagacaaagttCCAGATGAACTTAG AGAGGTGATGGAGAAATCATTTCCAGAATTTTATGATTATTACACATCAACTGTCAATGACAGGTTGTATCTATCAGGGCAAACAATGCAG GATCCATTTGGTGAACAAAGAGGTCGCTTTGAAAATGCAACATTAAAAACAAGACTGGAAGTTATCAAGAAAAAGATAGAAGAGAaattaggagataaattatcTGATTTAGACAGCGATATGAGCACATCAGATACAGAAACTAATATTGATACAAataccaatcaatcaattagcTGA